In Malus sylvestris chromosome 2, drMalSylv7.2, whole genome shotgun sequence, the genomic stretch ccctaaaccaataTATTGTCTTCCGACTCTTGTCCCCACAACGACAGCTTTGTGTTTTAGTCTGGGAAAACTCCGATCTCCGATCTCCCATCTCCCAACTCCCATCTCTCATCTCCCAACTACTACAACTTTCCAATTTCCATCAAGTAGTACTAGTAATATGCATTCCGATGATATATCATACTAATTGATGCAACACCGGCCTCTAGAATTTTTCAATTCATGAAATGAAATCATCAAATCCCAAAAGAAAACCTTTCAAAGCATGCCTGCCAAATCAAAATCCAACAATTCTTGTTTATATAATACAcacaaatatttccttaatttcttgaatttttaaCCATATTTCCTTCTTGATTCTATTTCTCTATCAATagaaaaatggaaaacaaaataaacagtTTGGGCTTCAGAAAGGGGAAAAAGAGGGAGAAAAagctaaaaaagaaagaaacgcAGTTGTATAAATCCCGTAAGACCATAAACTGAATGAAACAAATCAATCccccagaaaagaaaaaaaaacactatacATGAACCGTTTACTATCGTAATGcttattctttctttctttctatatacatatacatatgtatACACGCCCACCTAATAAATGTAAACTATTTGGAAGGAAGCtgtatataataaataaatatctgGGAGTGTCTTAATTCATGAAGCTGCGGAAGAGGGGTGGGATTTGGGTTGAAAAAACGGATAGAAGCTGGGTCTGTTGAGAGGGAACTTAGCTGCTTGGACTTTTGTAGTACTAATTGACAagactttattattattattgttataaGTATTGTTGGTGGTGTTGATGGCGGCGTTAGAGGTGGTAGCTGTGCGCTCGCAAGAAGGACACAGGGTGAGGGTGGTGGCTGGTGATTGCATGTAGAACGGGTTTGAGTGATGAGTAGCCTTCAAAGCCCTCAACTCCTGTAGCTCTTTGTTTAGCCTTCTGTTCTCTTCCGTCAGTGTCTCACAACATCTCTTCAGGAACTCACAGTCCACCTCCGTTTGCTTCAACTTTGTTCTGCACTTAATTAGTTCACATCAATATCATCCATTATTTAAGTCACAGTATTTTTCGAATACTAATTGACTTTGTCAAAAAGATCAAAATTAAAGAAGGTAAACTCTTAAGTTAGCTAAGAGTTATCGCCACTCTAAAAGGGTTATTTTGCACTTgtataaatttattttgtttgcgTTTTCATAAAGTTGAAGTGCAGGGATCATCAATTTGAAGTGTCAATAAGAACTCCCATTTAGGTAATTGGATTTCTACGTAAATATACACAGACAGATGCATGTAGGAGACAGCTAGATTAGATGTATACCTTGCTCTTCTATTCTGAAACCAAACTTCTACTTGTCTTGGACGAAGATTAAGCTGTTTCGCCAGTGCTAGCTTTTGCTTCTGCATCATTAATTAATATCATAAATAAATTACatctatgtatatatatgtaatttaGATGTTTTGGGCTAAAATATACCTAGTTATTGTGGTCCTCTTTTATGATgcgagacaaagagaaatagtCTAATAAGAGAACATTTTGGTATCTTTTGTGTCCttggttatataattaaaaatttacaCTTACAGGGTTGAGAGTATGGTGTTCTTTGAAGCTTTCTTCAAGAAAAGCAGATTGTTCCTTGGAGAGCCTGAGCTTCTTTCTACAGGTGTTAGCGTTACCATTGATGATGTCATCCTCCTCATCATCACTGCCCACCCTGGAATTAGATGCCCTTTCTCCCTCATCATCGCCTTGTCCTTCTGCGGAGTGAGCCCTCCTCTTGTAGTTGTAGACGTTGTGGTAATTGTTATTCAGGCCATCACCAGCACTGCCCTTACTGTGATTATTATTGCTGCATAAGCCGATATCCATGATATGAAACGACGACGAACCACTGTTTGTATGCGATGACGACGCAGCAGCCACCACTTCCTGAGCTTTGTTGATCACGTTCATGGACAGCACACCAGCTATTTATGCCATTAATTAATACCCAGAAACGTAATTGATTAAACCCTAAAAcaaaaaagttaattaattgaaatggtaattaatgaattaaatgaAACTCGAACTCACCGTTTTGAATCTGATTACAAGGAGAAGTAGGCCAAGGGAGAAGATCAAGTTGAAGTGGTATATGGTCATCTACATGGAtatgatcatcatcatcatcatcatcatcatcatctcgtTTTTTATCTGCTTCTTCATCtctaggaggaggaggaggaggaggagtagCAGCTGCACAGCTTGGACCGATTGATAAGTTCATGCAAAACCCTGtcgttttggtggtggtggtggtctgATCAGATGGCTCTGCAAGAGCCTTATGATCTCCTAAGCTCAAACAAAGCTCCATGAACTTTCGGCAAATTAAAGCTCCAGTCTCCAGAGAAAAAGACTCCTTTTATATACAACGGCAGACTCAACCACACACTGCTCTTTCTTTTCTGAATATCTGatttttttgaattattaattaattaatttattattattgttataatAATAATTGAGGTTGTTTGTGGGAACCAGTTTGACCGACAAACCTTACTGCTCAAGTTTGTTGACAAACACACGtgaaaggaagaaggaagaaacacAAGGCCTCCTAAAACATTAGACTGGCGGAAGAATGagtgatttttcagtgtgatcagAACACGGGATAGTACACGACATATCATTATGTAAATGATAGGATGtttgtgttaaaaggttaataacttaaaaaaatatataatttctcaccacttatataaaaacataagTGGTGTATCACTCATGTTCCGATCACAATAAAACTTTTCTCGAAAGACAGCAGCATGCATCTGACCATAGATTATTATCTTACGAGATAGACAAAATGAGCAAACATAATTAATCATAAGATGAAAAAGGTTAACTTGAAAAGAAAAGGTATctaatcaaataattaatcttaAAGTAGTGTATCACTCGTGTTCCGatcacaattaaaattttctcgAAAGACAGCAGCATGCATCTGACCATAGATTATTATCTTACAAGATAGACGAAATGAGCAAACATAATTAATCATAAGATGAAAAAGGTTAACTTGAAATGAAAAGGTATctaatcaaataattaatcttaAATTGGaattaaacataaaacaaaaggtGAGCTTTTAAATGGAGGAAGAGTTTCAAACTCAAAACGCATGAGTAAAAACTCAAGCACTAAATTAAACCACATTCAACAAAGGCGAgcttttaattgaaaaaagtgAGCACACCGGATTGTTTGCAGGTGATCGTgatcatgaatgttttcacCCTAATTACATCCGAAATCAAACATTTAGGACGAGTGCTTTGCTAATCTTGCCAATCACTTTGCTTAAATTACGTGATATGCATGAGGGACATCTTATGATTGCACATTTAGAATCTTTAAATGCAACTTTGTTTTTTGGAATGCGTATTGATTGTGATAATCTATTCCATTCATGATGATTCTAAGATTTACCATCATGATATACAATCATGAATTTAATATtcacaaacaaaaaacttcTAATAAAAATAGAATTATAAGATACTAAACAAACAATATTTCCTGACAAATCATGAGTTTAATATTCACAAACAAGCAATATTTACAATATTTCGTCATGCAAACCCTTTAATCTAAGggagaattttattttttggaattattttttttgggggggggatTTGAAAGTTTGCCTGACAGATTTAGTACTATTGCCTgacaaaaaataattgaaatcaaAGGCGATAtagccgttaaatcgtgatgGTACGTTTGTAATCGTTTAACCTTTCATCTCGTTATCTAATCCTTAAAAGTTTGTTTTTGTGGTTTTTCGGGTATGCGATCTCATATTATATTAAAagaagtttgacagttggaacGTGAAAAtgagtttcgtagaatgcgtatcttgtcaaaacaatatatattcAACAAATACTAGTGTTTCGTTGCCTAAAgtctctggaaaaaaaaatttaattttttttttaggaaaactaacgaaaagtccaaaaaaaattcaattttaatgaaaagtcatttttaaaggtatagtgaatagtgataggtaaaggtaaaaatgtggtttttcgttaaaaatgaacagtaccgggagtgttttattaaaactcccattttttttttcctcaagtAAAGTTATAATCTGATGAAATTTAGTTCATCGGCCAAATGATAATTTCTAGTGGTGTGTTATGGAGAGACCACATCTAAAATATCTCTCTAATAAAAATGTGACTTACATGTATTAATTGTGAACCCTACCTTTCTTAAATAGATAATTTAGTTAGAGTAATGCTAGATAGACCAATTTTTTAgataaaatttgtaaatcatgtgacttgtcaccaatagaaaataagcacattTATCGGTACTTAAGTAATAAATCCAATCATCAAGAACTACATCacatagtttacaaaatttggttttaattgttgatctccctagcattacgcATTTAATTATACTCTATAAATTGTGGtttctctagcattactctCATTGAAATGATACATATTTTAACTAAGCAAATAGATTGGCAAAATACTATATGATCCATCAAAAGTACATATTTGCATCAACAAATTTCCTAGCCCTTTGAAAATGCTACAAGGCACCAAGTCACCCGCTAAGCGACTAAGTGAGGAATGAGGATTGAGGTAAACTTAAGGGATGGCAATCAGCGAATCAAGTTTGGATGTGCCATCTCCATAtctaaatatgttttttttttaatccaaaatCGTAGAATCTCCAAATGAGTTTTTTCAGTAACCGAACTCATCGGATAACGGATTTTCTATCGATAACGGGTTTCCccattttggtatttttatatttttatatattagttatattattaattggatagtgaattttaaataaaaacgaGATTAAAGAGAGTACTATTATTAATACAACTGATAATGCatataacaaataatattaaatatttatatcaacaagaaaatatttatactattgataatcaataaccatataatttagggaattgttatcggcattccaaaaatctcccactccaaattttatattattagaaTGAAAAATACACATGTAAGGAGTGTAgattgagatttttgaagtgctaataacagtttccATAATTTATACTATTAATGATATAATCCATATAATTACTAGCACAagctttcatatttaattatgcATGATTATTGATAAATCGTTTCTCCATATActaatatttgtgttttttattagaaaatgaAAACGGTTTAGTTTTGGGTATGGGTTCCTGATGGACACCCCAATAACCATAACCGAATCCGAAAAGTGTTACCCATAACCTTAAAATACCCAAAGTTTAATTCTCGAAAACAAGTCGTTCGGATCTATTACCTGCAGAGATCGGATTTGACGGGTTAAATTGTGGTCTCTATCTTCATCtattaattttccaattaactAACCAAATGAAATGGTTCAAACTTAATTTTGAGATTGTCATGATGAAGCCAGCAAGAGGCAGAGGCAGGAGCCAACAATATACTTGCACGTCTTGGTTTTGTGTCGTGTGACTCGTGTCTAGTGTATAGTGTGTCCCCTCCAGAGGATAAAAGTGTGTTAGTTAATTAGTTGgtttggttggttggttggtAAGTCGGCGGTCTCCCAGTCGACGATGTCCATTCACATTAATCCTTCTCGTCACCACTAATTACCGGTtagtttgttatcttatttGGATCTCATTTTTAATGAGTattaatatattaaataatttagCCAATTCATCagttttcaaaaacaaaataattagatccataaaaataccaaacaaacCTTTAATTGCTGCCTTTTGTTGCACTCCTGCAAATATATGTATGTAAATCATTTATATTGTCAATCGTGTTGATACATTTTGAACAATTTATTGCCATTAAATGCATATAGAGTTTGCATCTCATCGATAGCAAAATTCATAGGAAAATTAACGATGATGCATCCATGTCACTATCATGCATAATTAATCATCCTATCAAGTCCACAACTCGGTTGGTAGAAAGACAACAGGGCCGACTCTGAGAGCGTGCGACCGCACATGCCCAGACTTTTAATAGCTTTTTATGAAAGTAGTTCATTAATAAAACGCGGGAGTATTAAGCAAAGTCGTGCTTAGCAGAGTTATcaagcgttttttttttttttttcatttctgcaTGGGTTCGGATCCCTGCACGCCTTcatctttgttatttttttccAACTGTGGTATTAACGGTCTCTCTttgtttttattcttctttttaaatatatatgtagtttaatttctttcattaattttcaCATGATGTATTTTTATTGGTGCATGTTGTTGACATGATGACATGTTAAATGCAAATTGGATGAACTATAATGGCATGCGtcaatttattgtttttaaaaaGTTTAAGCCTttaatttatcaaaaaaaaaaaaaaaagtttagggGTCCATTCGATTTGAAGTGTTAGTTCATaggtaaaataataatttactcTACTCTAAATTACTTTAATTTAGTGAACAATAATTCAACCATAAAACAATGGACACATTGCCCTAACTAGATGAAGATCAGATAAAAAGCTAGGGTGAATGGATTTCGTCCTAAAAGTAATTTTTACAATATTACACGTCTATTAAGTAATAACTTTGGTATTGAAAGGCTTAAAATTAATGAGGagggagagggggagagagagagagagagagagagagagagagagtaatcaAAGGCTGGGGTGGCCACTGAAAAcccaattgaattgaaatacGATGACGATGATGTGTTGTGGGGTTGAGACTTGAAGATGGAGTTTCGTTGAGAGTTGGGTGGGAAAGAGGAAGTCAAACCCAACAAAGCTCAAAATCAACTTTCACAACGCCTGCATGCCTCATGATGTATAGTCACTCAACCTCCATCATTACATCTCATTAACTtctcatccaccaattcaattCCTTaatttctctccttttttttaattactatttaCATTTTgacttcttcatttttcttcttctaattttaTTGGATGTTTCCCGAAAAAACCTGTTAGTCTATTGGATACAGTAATGATAGATAACTGCTTGTTGGAATAACAGGTACCCAAGAGATgaaataggaagaaaaataacgaaaataaaaggaaaacttcaCTCACCTATCTTCCTTCGTGTTCATATATTGAAGAGGTTATTTGCTACCCTCCAACTCGACTTTCGGACGGACATTATTCGTCGGTAGGACAAAACATTTGGGTGCTTAGATGCATGCACTCATTCTATTTCCTGACAAACCAGAATTTGAAATtcgtggttttttttttgttttgtaactGGCTTAATGAGATATGTTTATGCAATAATTTGAAATCAAGGAGACAAATCATATCCATTGGGTCCGGTAGGAATGCTTGGTACAATTTGGTCACTTGTTAAGATTGAATTTGATAGAATTTGGAATGTTGCTATtacataaaataatataaatattttttggtcGGTTTAGATAATTCTGAAACCGACTCCATATTCATGGACTTTTCTGCATGGTTTATAGTTATacataaagaagaagaaaaagaaaaggagggaATAATgattaatgaataaagattggAGGTCAGGAGTTGGGCAAAGCAAGGCAATTCTATCAAGGAATGATAATCATTGTCGATTTGTCTGGCAGTCAGCCCCATCGGAATGATCAGAATCATTG encodes the following:
- the LOC126598422 gene encoding homeobox-leucine zipper protein HOX11-like, translating into MELCLSLGDHKALAEPSDQTTTTTKTTGFCMNLSIGPSCAAATPPPPPPPRDEEADKKRDDDDDDDDDDHIHVDDHIPLQLDLLPWPTSPCNQIQNAGVLSMNVINKAQEVVAAASSSHTNSGSSSFHIMDIGLCSNNNHSKGSAGDGLNNNYHNVYNYKRRAHSAEGQGDDEGERASNSRVGSDDEEDDIINGNANTCRKKLRLSKEQSAFLEESFKEHHTLNPKQKLALAKQLNLRPRQVEVWFQNRRARTKLKQTEVDCEFLKRCCETLTEENRRLNKELQELRALKATHHSNPFYMQSPATTLTLCPSCERTATTSNAAINTTNNTYNNNNNKVLSISTTKVQAAKFPLNRPSFYPFFQPKSHPSSAAS